From the Alkalibacter rhizosphaerae genome, one window contains:
- the cbiB gene encoding adenosylcobinamide-phosphate synthase CbiB, with amino-acid sequence MLKENMEILFLAFLLDLILGDPYWLYHPVRAIGAYINFEERLIRRYFKEDGALRAAGVALALDTVLVTVLVVWGILWLGDRIHPILGYVLKVYFVYASISLKSLRYEGLQVVKALKSGLQAGRERLRYIVGRDTKDLSEQEVVKATVETIAENTTDGVIAPMLYALLFGPLGSMAFKAVSTLDSMVGYQNDKYIDLGRFSAKTDDVLNYIPARLTGPLMVVASFFLSLDLKRAWKILKRDHANHKSPNSAWSESAAAGALGIQLGGAHEYGGVLVEKPTIGDGTREAREEDIRSTIHLMFMSAVLFIALIGMIYLFL; translated from the coding sequence GTGCTGAAAGAAAACATGGAGATCTTGTTTCTCGCCTTTCTATTGGATCTGATCTTGGGAGATCCCTATTGGCTCTACCATCCCGTACGAGCCATTGGGGCCTACATCAATTTTGAAGAGAGGCTGATCCGACGTTATTTCAAGGAAGACGGAGCACTGCGAGCCGCTGGAGTCGCCCTTGCCCTGGATACGGTGTTGGTTACCGTTTTGGTGGTATGGGGGATCTTGTGGTTGGGGGATCGGATTCATCCGATCCTGGGATATGTCCTTAAAGTCTATTTCGTGTATGCATCCATTTCCCTAAAATCTCTCCGCTACGAAGGCCTTCAAGTGGTGAAAGCCTTAAAGAGTGGTCTGCAAGCCGGAAGAGAGCGGCTGCGCTATATCGTGGGCAGGGATACAAAAGATTTGTCGGAACAGGAAGTGGTGAAAGCCACTGTGGAGACCATTGCGGAAAACACCACTGACGGCGTCATCGCACCCATGCTCTATGCCCTGCTTTTTGGACCGTTGGGCTCCATGGCTTTCAAGGCTGTCAGTACCCTGGATTCCATGGTGGGCTATCAAAACGACAAATACATCGATCTGGGACGGTTTTCCGCCAAGACCGATGATGTTTTAAACTATATACCGGCTCGATTGACAGGACCGCTGATGGTGGTTGCTTCCTTTTTTTTGAGTCTGGATCTTAAAAGGGCATGGAAGATCCTGAAACGGGATCATGCCAACCACAAGAGCCCCAATTCCGCCTGGTCGGAAAGTGCAGCGGCCGGCGCATTGGGGATCCAATTGGGGGGAGCCCACGAGTATGGAGGGGTGCTGGTGGAAAAACCCACCATAGGAGATGGGACACGGGAAGCAAGGGAAGAGGACATTCGAAGTACGATACATCTGATGTTCATGTCTGCAGTCTTGTTTATCGCCCTGATAGGAATGATCTATTTGTTTCTTTGA
- the zapA gene encoding cell division protein ZapA produces MDKLNRVTAKVDGAEYSLIGEISQEYMDEICQTVNELLTDIRKTDPLMNRNLALLLCALNLSEQLKFKDEKIKELTLRLGDMESVEELREQIRIYKEYANRNNEIYKELAGENEKLKEEMEAVKQSATQVNKKMRQYKYDVEESRKTILDLQNQLFESQIELVKANKNSGYDD; encoded by the coding sequence ATGGATAAGTTGAACAGAGTCACCGCAAAAGTTGACGGAGCCGAATACTCGTTGATTGGGGAGATCAGCCAGGAATACATGGATGAGATCTGCCAAACGGTAAATGAATTGCTGACAGACATTCGAAAAACGGATCCTTTGATGAACAGGAATCTGGCTTTGTTGCTTTGTGCATTGAATCTTTCCGAACAACTTAAGTTTAAAGACGAAAAGATCAAGGAGCTGACCCTGCGTTTGGGAGACATGGAAAGTGTGGAAGAACTTCGGGAGCAGATTCGCATCTACAAGGAATACGCCAACAGGAACAACGAGATCTATAAAGAATTGGCGGGAGAAAACGAGAAATTGAAGGAGGAAATGGAAGCCGTCAAACAAAGTGCCACTCAAGTGAATAAAAAAATGCGTCAATACAAGTATGATGTGGAAGAAAGCCGAAAGACCATACTCGATCTGCAAAACCAACTTTTTGAAAGCCAGATAGAACTTGTGAAGGCTAATAAAAATTCCGGATACGATGATTAA
- a CDS encoding nitroreductase family protein, with protein MTLRKILTERKSIREFKEKNVPLDTLQAILTDVQYRDALVKDTDLEAMLLEDGDWACKILEGIAGYNGHMVKAPHYVLFLSKEIANHQIQTGYYAESLMLKLAMADIDSCWLNVPEDGSDVKEALGISDEREAAALIAVGYKKWDKKVINPLETGQNYSKATLKVVDDNTSYRLKPEELVYLDEWGKNPTWDELRSYGLEDVFHYVRFAPSTLNRQPWRFILRNKKIYVAIRKDEELKINAEHEMLEAGIIMFYLEKIMSEYGLQGSWTLVPRSGKDQGIPADYFVPGYFSRQ; from the coding sequence ATGACTTTACGAAAAATTTTAACGGAGAGAAAATCGATTCGGGAATTCAAGGAAAAAAACGTGCCATTGGATACGTTGCAAGCGATCTTGACCGATGTGCAATACCGGGATGCATTGGTAAAGGATACGGACCTGGAAGCCATGCTTCTGGAAGACGGGGACTGGGCCTGCAAGATACTGGAGGGCATTGCAGGATACAATGGCCACATGGTCAAAGCCCCCCATTATGTCTTGTTTCTAAGCAAGGAAATAGCAAATCATCAAATCCAAACGGGATACTATGCAGAAAGTCTGATGCTGAAACTGGCCATGGCCGACATCGACAGCTGTTGGCTGAACGTTCCGGAAGACGGATCTGACGTCAAGGAAGCTTTGGGGATCTCTGACGAGCGGGAGGCTGCGGCCTTGATTGCCGTCGGGTATAAAAAATGGGACAAAAAAGTGATCAATCCTCTTGAAACGGGGCAAAATTATTCCAAGGCCACCTTGAAAGTGGTGGACGACAATACGTCCTATCGGTTGAAACCGGAAGAGCTGGTCTACCTGGATGAATGGGGAAAGAACCCCACTTGGGATGAACTGAGATCCTATGGTTTGGAAGATGTTTTTCATTATGTACGATTTGCTCCATCCACGTTGAATCGTCAGCCCTGGCGATTTATCCTTCGAAATAAAAAAATATATGTGGCCATTCGAAAAGACGAGGAATTGAAGATCAACGCAGAACACGAGATGCTGGAGGCGGGCATCATCATGTTTTATCTGGAGAAGATCATGTCGGAATATGGGCTGCAAGGATCCTGGACGCTGGTTCCAAGAAGCGGGAAAGACCAGGGGATACCCGCAGATTATTTCGTACCGGGGTATTTTTCCAGGCAATAA
- a CDS encoding ABC transporter ATP-binding protein translates to MIEVSNLKKVYTLSKKDRQKEKTAQREKVAVDGISFQAREGEIFGLLGPNGAGKTTTLRCISTLIKPTAGSIRVEGYDVVESGQDVRSSLCFLTNELKLDTHFTPAYTIEFFGKLYGLDKEVIQERKEELFQRFGINDFQNVAIGELSTGMKQKLSIAVSLVHDPKIIIFDEPTNGLDIITAKGVTDYLVEMRNKGKTIIISTHIMNVAEKLCDRVAIILDGKIAAEGTVASICESMGQKDLEDAFFQMYLKNQEVGHLG, encoded by the coding sequence TTGATCGAAGTATCCAATCTAAAAAAAGTCTACACGTTAAGCAAGAAAGACCGGCAAAAGGAAAAGACGGCCCAGCGGGAAAAAGTTGCCGTAGACGGCATTTCCTTTCAAGCCCGGGAAGGGGAGATCTTTGGCTTGCTAGGGCCCAACGGCGCCGGGAAAACCACGACCCTGCGGTGCATCTCCACCCTGATCAAACCGACTGCCGGAAGCATTCGGGTGGAAGGGTATGACGTGGTGGAATCCGGACAGGATGTGCGAAGCTCCCTATGTTTTCTGACCAACGAACTGAAGCTGGACACCCACTTCACGCCGGCTTATACCATTGAATTTTTTGGAAAGCTCTATGGTCTGGACAAGGAAGTCATCCAGGAAAGAAAAGAGGAACTGTTCCAACGTTTTGGGATCAATGATTTTCAAAACGTGGCCATAGGAGAGTTGTCCACGGGGATGAAGCAGAAATTGTCCATTGCCGTCAGCCTGGTCCATGATCCGAAAATCATTATTTTTGACGAGCCCACCAACGGTCTGGACATCATCACCGCAAAAGGGGTCACGGATTACCTGGTGGAAATGCGAAACAAGGGCAAAACCATCATCATCTCCACCCACATCATGAACGTGGCGGAAAAACTATGCGATCGCGTCGCCATCATTTTGGATGGAAAGATCGCAGCGGAGGGGACCGTTGCGTCCATTTGTGAATCCATGGGACAAAAAGATTTGGAGGATGCTTTCTTCCAGATGTATTTAAAGAATCAGGAGGTGGGTCATCTTGGGTAA
- a CDS encoding ABC transporter permease codes for MIGIIVKKELRRLFTDRRLVFTTLILPPVMLIVLYGVIGIGARSMITDVEEHVSTVYTVEAPDALNQAIAAAGAEVETVGTGEVDGIKEQILQGDADVLLVVDPEFESKVLNYEGGEKPNIDTYHNPSEDYSSSAHYLVQQVLGAYENQLLGERLGNPAYASVFDINRNNEEAEVMDDRKASGRLLSMLLPMMITIFLFAGAMSLGPDSIAGEKERGTMATLLMTPVGRNVIAFGKVISLGILAFLSALSSFIGIIIALPMLAESMTGDLGMNLGEFIQYGPKDYLMILAILIALEGIFVGLISVASVLAKNVKEAGTYLMPIYFVVMIAAFSNMYSTKTPEIVEYAIPVYGSILAMKSVLNFEMPMVGLLLNVGAALVVTVILVYVIKTLFEKESVMFNQ; via the coding sequence ATGATAGGAATCATCGTAAAAAAAGAACTTCGAAGACTGTTTACGGATCGTCGTTTGGTTTTCACCACATTGATCTTGCCGCCAGTGATGCTGATCGTGCTTTATGGTGTGATCGGTATCGGTGCCAGAAGCATGATCACCGATGTAGAAGAACACGTGTCTACCGTTTATACTGTTGAGGCACCGGACGCCTTGAACCAGGCCATTGCTGCAGCAGGTGCAGAAGTGGAAACGGTAGGGACTGGTGAAGTCGACGGGATCAAGGAGCAGATCCTTCAAGGAGATGCGGATGTCCTCTTGGTGGTGGATCCGGAGTTTGAATCCAAGGTGTTAAACTACGAAGGGGGCGAAAAGCCCAACATCGACACCTATCACAATCCCAGTGAAGATTATTCCTCCAGCGCCCATTATTTGGTGCAGCAGGTCCTTGGCGCCTATGAAAACCAATTGCTGGGAGAACGGTTGGGAAACCCGGCTTATGCCTCGGTCTTTGACATCAACCGCAACAATGAGGAAGCGGAAGTAATGGATGACCGAAAAGCGTCCGGCCGTTTGTTGTCCATGCTGCTCCCCATGATGATCACCATATTTCTCTTTGCAGGGGCCATGTCCCTGGGTCCGGATTCCATAGCCGGAGAAAAGGAAAGAGGCACCATGGCGACCCTGCTCATGACACCGGTTGGTCGAAACGTCATTGCCTTTGGAAAAGTGATCAGCTTGGGGATCCTGGCGTTTTTAAGTGCCCTGTCGTCATTTATCGGCATCATCATCGCCTTGCCCATGTTGGCAGAATCCATGACTGGAGATCTGGGGATGAATTTGGGTGAATTTATTCAATATGGGCCCAAAGACTATTTGATGATCCTGGCGATCCTTATTGCCCTGGAAGGGATCTTCGTTGGCCTCATCAGCGTTGCTTCCGTTCTGGCAAAAAATGTAAAAGAAGCAGGGACTTATCTGATGCCCATTTACTTTGTCGTCATGATCGCGGCCTTCAGCAACATGTATTCTACGAAAACTCCGGAGATCGTGGAGTATGCCATTCCGGTATATGGAAGCATCTTGGCCATGAAAAGCGTGTTGAATTTTGAAATGCCCATGGTTGGACTGTTGCTCAATGTGGGGGCTGCCTTGGTGGTCACCGTCATTTTGGTGTATGTCATCAAAACACTTTTTGAGAAGGAAAGTGTCATGTTCAATCAGTAG
- a CDS encoding NUDIX hydrolase, which translates to MERDVLELAKMIQAQAKTGLHFVTNDYELERYEQIMDTTIQLIAQLSAQEPERIHMALHSESLYVTPKVDLRTVVFDDKGRFLLVKEKVDGKWTLPGGFCDVGFSPSEVAVKETWEEAGINVRPVRLLGVLDKRKHEHPKTLYYLYTIFMLCEKVGGVEQPGSETLDVQYFALDDLPELSTYRVTKRQLGMMEPFFHNRDLEPYFD; encoded by the coding sequence ATGGAAAGAGATGTACTGGAACTGGCAAAAATGATCCAGGCTCAGGCAAAGACGGGCCTCCATTTTGTCACCAACGATTATGAATTGGAACGTTACGAGCAGATCATGGACACGACGATCCAACTGATCGCACAGCTCAGTGCCCAGGAACCGGAGCGGATCCATATGGCGCTGCACAGCGAATCCTTGTACGTAACGCCGAAAGTGGACTTGAGAACGGTGGTATTTGATGACAAAGGCCGTTTTTTATTGGTAAAGGAGAAAGTCGACGGCAAGTGGACCTTGCCGGGAGGTTTCTGCGATGTGGGGTTCAGCCCTTCTGAAGTGGCCGTCAAGGAAACCTGGGAAGAGGCGGGGATCAATGTAAGACCTGTTCGATTGCTGGGAGTTTTGGACAAGCGAAAACACGAACACCCAAAGACCTTGTATTATTTATATACTATTTTCATGCTTTGCGAAAAGGTGGGTGGGGTGGAACAGCCGGGAAGCGAGACCCTGGATGTCCAATATTTTGCTTTGGACGATCTGCCGGAGCTGTCCACCTATCGTGTAACAAAGCGGCAGCTGGGCATGATGGAGCCGTTTTTCCACAATAGGGATCTGGAACCTTATTTTGATTAA
- a CDS encoding DUF2207 domain-containing protein: MSNFNKSSIQMKKGILFAWIALLVLVWWPTTARAAVSDVDFDIDGYYIDAYVEEDGSMSVHEMLVYDGSFNGQFWNLEYASGGAKPTTGGLEDLSGNSPLYNAHGMTDIQVFSVIDPNAGLNQNNLVEFAVIPQGSGQPGDSGVYEQTVTDRTADLKIFSPTRNTTKVMLITYRLENVAVLHQDVGEVYWNFIGSGWEDVLNNVEINIFLPGSSEDLRVFAHGPLEGSSEIVADDQVRLSIDRMYPGEMLDGRVIFSRNLLISSAKTTNVNALEEILRVEQALADEANEIREDAQRRQSLFGGLGILGLLGMLVGGVAIYFKYDKEKKSQFQGKYFRELPADYGPAVMSYNYFQKRISPRDLTATILDLIRKKVFNLEINKVEKKRFLLGSKFVDEYTIVDNRENLRRELTREEELVRYWLIEKIGNGRSTTFEEIEDYSKDKKNAMEFFDDYDLWKTMVEGEAEDQGFFDPAARKGTLLGLLLGFVGILVGVVAIFNGILIGIANIPVGIIVIIYAATIKRRTKKGNEDYVKWKAFAEFLKDFSKLDDAVVPSIILWEHYLVYAVSLGIADKVIETMQVVLNPSDFNEPGLTFLRGSYGYGGFTAVRTLNTSLTNVTRSAVQTATTQHSSGTGGGGGFSGGGGGGGGGGSGGGGF; encoded by the coding sequence ATGTCCAATTTTAACAAAAGCTCCATACAAATGAAAAAAGGGATCCTGTTTGCCTGGATCGCACTTTTGGTATTGGTTTGGTGGCCGACAACGGCCAGGGCCGCCGTATCCGATGTGGATTTCGACATCGACGGCTATTATATCGACGCTTACGTGGAAGAAGACGGTTCCATGAGTGTCCACGAAATGTTGGTGTATGACGGCAGTTTCAACGGTCAGTTCTGGAATTTGGAATACGCATCCGGCGGAGCCAAACCGACGACGGGAGGCCTGGAAGATCTATCCGGAAATTCACCCTTGTACAATGCCCACGGTATGACGGATATTCAAGTCTTTTCCGTGATCGACCCCAATGCAGGGTTGAACCAGAACAATCTGGTGGAATTTGCCGTTATACCACAAGGATCGGGGCAACCTGGTGACAGCGGTGTTTACGAACAAACGGTGACGGATCGAACTGCCGATTTGAAGATCTTTTCTCCTACGAGAAACACCACCAAAGTCATGTTGATCACCTACCGTTTGGAAAATGTAGCCGTATTGCACCAGGATGTAGGAGAAGTATATTGGAATTTTATCGGCTCCGGTTGGGAAGATGTATTGAACAATGTGGAGATCAATATTTTTTTGCCGGGATCCAGTGAAGACCTTCGGGTGTTCGCTCATGGGCCATTGGAAGGTTCTTCGGAAATAGTGGCAGATGATCAGGTCCGACTGAGCATTGACCGGATGTATCCGGGAGAGATGCTGGATGGACGGGTGATCTTTTCAAGGAATCTGCTCATATCCAGTGCAAAGACCACCAATGTGAACGCGTTGGAAGAGATTTTGCGGGTGGAACAGGCCTTGGCCGATGAAGCCAACGAGATCCGGGAGGACGCCCAGCGAAGGCAAAGCCTTTTCGGAGGATTGGGTATCCTGGGATTGTTGGGGATGCTCGTCGGCGGTGTTGCAATCTATTTCAAATACGACAAAGAGAAAAAATCCCAATTCCAAGGAAAATACTTCAGGGAACTGCCTGCAGACTATGGTCCCGCAGTCATGAGTTACAACTATTTTCAAAAACGGATCTCACCAAGGGATCTGACAGCCACCATTCTGGATCTCATCCGAAAGAAAGTGTTCAACTTGGAGATCAACAAGGTGGAAAAGAAACGATTCTTGTTGGGCAGCAAGTTTGTAGATGAATATACTATTGTGGACAATCGTGAAAACCTCCGCCGGGAATTGACCCGGGAAGAGGAACTTGTCCGTTATTGGTTGATCGAAAAGATCGGAAATGGACGATCCACCACCTTTGAGGAGATCGAAGACTATTCCAAAGACAAGAAAAATGCCATGGAATTCTTTGACGATTATGATCTTTGGAAAACCATGGTGGAAGGAGAAGCGGAAGATCAGGGATTTTTTGATCCTGCTGCAAGGAAAGGGACCTTGTTGGGTCTTCTTCTCGGCTTTGTCGGGATCCTGGTGGGAGTGGTCGCCATATTCAATGGCATTCTCATTGGGATCGCCAATATTCCAGTGGGCATTATTGTGATCATTTATGCCGCCACCATCAAACGTCGAACCAAAAAAGGCAACGAAGACTACGTTAAATGGAAAGCGTTTGCCGAATTTCTAAAAGATTTCAGCAAGTTGGACGATGCAGTGGTGCCATCCATCATCTTGTGGGAACACTACCTGGTTTATGCCGTATCCCTGGGGATCGCGGACAAGGTCATAGAGACCATGCAAGTGGTGCTAAATCCCTCCGACTTCAACGAACCGGGCTTGACCTTTCTGCGGGGAAGTTACGGATATGGCGGCTTTACTGCAGTTCGTACACTGAATACGTCCCTTACCAACGTAACAAGAAGTGCCGTGCAAACAGCGACCACCCAACATTCTTCCGGCACAGGTGGGGGAGGCGGCTTCAGTGGCGGAGGCGGCGGTGGAGGCGGAGGCGGTTCAGGCGGAGGCGGATTTTGA
- a CDS encoding RrF2 family transcriptional regulator, with the protein MRLSTKGRYGVMAMLQLAMHYDQGTTSLKDIARQMDYSDAYLEQLFALLKKERLITSHRGPKGGYRLSKEPHGITVGEIIRALEGPIEFSTCVGGSESVPCDRSPHCVTKDLWEQINDSINSVIDHVTLGDLMDKNKNFKQQGKRS; encoded by the coding sequence ATGAGATTGTCAACAAAAGGTCGATACGGTGTCATGGCCATGCTTCAGCTGGCAATGCATTACGACCAAGGCACCACTTCATTAAAGGATATAGCTCGTCAGATGGATTATTCCGATGCATATTTGGAACAATTGTTTGCACTGTTGAAAAAGGAACGGTTGATCACCAGCCATCGCGGACCCAAAGGCGGATATCGTTTGTCGAAGGAACCTCACGGCATCACCGTGGGAGAGATCATTCGGGCTCTAGAAGGTCCCATTGAATTTTCCACTTGTGTAGGCGGCAGTGAATCGGTTCCATGCGACCGATCTCCCCATTGCGTCACCAAGGATCTATGGGAGCAGATCAACGACAGCATCAACAGCGTCATCGATCATGTTACGTTGGGCGATCTAATGGACAAAAATAAAAATTTCAAGCAACAAGGCAAAAGGAGCTGA
- a CDS encoding DNA-processing protein DprA: MDAVEKIIALGAIPGIGSRTIHHAYEFFGGLEQPSMEDLLRFVQMLQKSTVKKHVLEQALRKKDRILETCHRSNIRPVSFDQPNYPPKFGRLDVRPSILYVKGNEKLLANKESIGIIGTRKPSQEGRERAFRFAKRAGERGHTIISGLAAGCDTYAHMGSLDTTGRTMAIMPGGINRVYPAINEELAIRILDNQGLLVSEYEPDEKPEQYKFIARDRLQAIFSNRMLVVETDIVGGTMHTVNFAKDLDKPIAVVGYPNMDPNSRRGNRVLMIHPDYRIRCIENDGDLDRYLHEKT; the protein is encoded by the coding sequence ATGGATGCCGTTGAAAAAATCATCGCATTGGGAGCGATTCCAGGGATCGGGTCCCGTACCATTCATCACGCATATGAGTTTTTTGGGGGTCTGGAACAGCCTTCCATGGAAGATCTGTTGCGTTTTGTCCAGATGCTTCAGAAAAGTACGGTGAAAAAACATGTGTTGGAACAGGCACTGCGCAAAAAAGACCGGATCTTGGAAACCTGCCACCGATCCAATATCCGGCCTGTTTCGTTTGATCAACCGAACTATCCTCCAAAATTCGGCAGGTTGGATGTTCGCCCTTCCATCCTTTATGTAAAAGGGAATGAAAAACTGCTGGCAAACAAGGAATCTATTGGGATCATTGGTACCAGAAAACCGTCCCAGGAAGGTCGGGAAAGGGCTTTTCGTTTTGCAAAAAGAGCTGGAGAGAGAGGGCATACCATCATCAGTGGATTGGCGGCAGGGTGTGATACCTATGCCCATATGGGTTCTTTGGATACCACGGGAAGGACCATGGCCATTATGCCAGGTGGGATCAATAGGGTCTATCCCGCCATTAACGAAGAATTGGCCATAAGAATCTTGGACAACCAGGGGCTCCTGGTTTCCGAGTATGAGCCGGATGAAAAACCGGAACAATATAAATTTATTGCCAGAGACCGGCTGCAAGCTATCTTTAGCAACAGGATGCTGGTAGTGGAAACAGATATCGTCGGCGGGACCATGCATACGGTGAATTTTGCCAAAGATCTGGACAAACCCATTGCAGTGGTAGGTTATCCCAATATGGATCCGAACAGTCGAAGAGGAAACCGGGTACTGATGATCCATCCGGATTACCGGATCCGCTGCATTGAAAACGACGGTGATCTGGACCGTTATCTCCATGAAAAAACATAA
- a CDS encoding pyridoxal phosphate-dependent aminotransferase — MSEFKHGGNVWQGGSPFQWKDFSANLNPEGTPEIMKQAILDSVEEIGFYPDVNMEETKENLEDFLSFPKENILPANGGIGALQLIVEKERPKKTVILQPAFVEYQRLSENIGAKTVHVPILQDDKVIYDLDRICREMEEDTMLFVCNPSNPLGSILERDKLEFVLTQARNKGTLVVLDEAFIDYCDDLSCRDLVFEYDNLIIAGSLTKMFAIPGVRLGYVLTNTSRLDRYRRFQTPWTLSAQGVGAARALPELKVFVEKSAAVNKKRRSEMKMELEKLGFLVFPSMGNYLLCKIPWSQWSVANLQKELLGDRVLIRDCSNYVALGDSYFRIGIKDEQANNELLESLRKVLDRLLDKGTVGTC, encoded by the coding sequence ATGAGCGAATTCAAGCATGGAGGTAATGTATGGCAGGGAGGTTCTCCCTTTCAATGGAAGGACTTTTCGGCGAACCTGAATCCGGAAGGAACACCGGAGATCATGAAACAGGCGATCCTGGATTCGGTGGAGGAGATCGGGTTTTATCCCGATGTGAACATGGAAGAGACCAAGGAAAACTTGGAAGATTTTTTATCATTTCCCAAGGAAAACATATTGCCCGCCAATGGGGGCATTGGTGCACTTCAACTGATCGTGGAGAAGGAACGGCCGAAAAAAACGGTGATCCTACAACCGGCTTTTGTAGAATATCAGCGGCTCAGTGAAAATATCGGGGCAAAAACTGTGCACGTTCCCATACTGCAAGACGATAAAGTGATCTACGATCTGGATCGGATCTGCAGGGAGATGGAGGAGGACACCATGCTTTTCGTCTGCAACCCGTCCAATCCTCTTGGCAGCATTTTGGAACGAGACAAGTTGGAGTTTGTATTGACTCAAGCCAGAAACAAAGGAACCTTGGTGGTGCTGGATGAAGCGTTCATCGATTATTGCGATGATCTGTCCTGCCGGGATCTGGTGTTTGAATACGACAACTTGATCATTGCCGGATCCCTGACAAAAATGTTTGCCATACCGGGCGTTCGCTTGGGCTACGTATTGACCAATACCAGCCGATTGGATCGCTACCGACGATTTCAAACCCCATGGACCTTGTCGGCCCAAGGAGTGGGGGCGGCAAGAGCCTTGCCCGAACTGAAAGTTTTTGTCGAAAAATCGGCTGCCGTCAATAAAAAAAGACGCAGTGAGATGAAAATGGAACTGGAGAAGTTGGGATTTTTGGTTTTTCCGTCCATGGGCAATTATTTGTTGTGCAAGATCCCATGGAGTCAATGGTCCGTAGCGAATCTGCAGAAAGAATTGTTGGGGGACCGGGTCCTGATCCGGGATTGTTCCAATTACGTGGCCTTGGGCGATTCCTATTTTCGAATCGGGATCAAGGATGAACAGGCAAACAACGAATTGTTGGAATCTTTGAGAAAAGTGTTGGATCGACTCCTGGATAAAGGGACGGTGGGGACGTGCTGA
- a CDS encoding LemA family protein, with the protein MEWIIVLAVVAVVAIGVAGIYNSLVSLRNRVKDSWAQIDVQLKRRFDLIPNLVNTVKGYAAHEKETLEAVINARNKFTQATTPAEEMESNNMLTGALSRLFALAESYPDLKANQNFLNLQDELSKTEDKISFARQFYNDTVLMYNNKVEMFPSNIVAGLFKFQQERFFEIDEAARETPNVQF; encoded by the coding sequence ATGGAATGGATCATTGTATTGGCAGTAGTGGCAGTAGTGGCCATCGGTGTAGCAGGAATCTACAACTCGTTGGTATCGCTGCGAAATCGAGTGAAAGACAGCTGGGCTCAGATCGATGTTCAACTGAAGCGGCGTTTTGACCTGATCCCCAACCTGGTCAACACCGTAAAAGGGTATGCAGCCCATGAAAAGGAGACCCTGGAAGCGGTTATAAACGCGAGAAACAAATTTACCCAAGCAACGACGCCGGCAGAAGAAATGGAAAGCAACAACATGCTGACCGGAGCTTTGTCCCGCTTGTTTGCCCTTGCGGAAAGTTATCCGGACCTGAAGGCCAATCAGAATTTTTTGAATCTGCAGGACGAATTGTCCAAAACAGAAGACAAAATCAGCTTTGCACGACAGTTTTACAATGATACGGTATTGATGTACAACAACAAGGTGGAAATGTTCCCCAGCAATATTGTAGCCGGCTTGTTCAAGTTTCAACAGGAACGATTCTTTGAAATCGATGAAGCCGCCAGGGAAACCCCCAATGTCCAATTTTAA